Within Limanda limanda chromosome 1, fLimLim1.1, whole genome shotgun sequence, the genomic segment AGGCTCCTCCCTCTGGGCCTCCTCACCTCACCCCTCCATCTGTTCCCTCTGATGATTGGAGATGGAGTGTCCCACAGGTGAATATGGAATATGATTCCTAGTCACTTGTCTTGAGAAAGACAAATAGAAGCTGTCAAcctcctgtgatgtcacataATTTCACCTCTGATGCTTCAATTCCTTCCAGAGCCCACTTGTGCCTCTGCTGGTGGATCCAGGAAGTGCATCAGAGCTGGAGGTGGGCCGAGCCAGTGAAGAGAGTGACGATGAGGAGACGGATGATGAAGACACTCTGAAATGTCAGTATCTCAAACCTCTGACTGGAAAACAAAGACGTGATGAACAAGACTTTGCTGCAAGAACTGATCAGTGagtgatgtttttatgtttcatatTCTCTTCATCAGTATCTTTTCTATAAAGggattgttgtttttgtttggagCTATTCATacttattttccttttcctgttcAGCTATGGAAGCTTCCAGGAACTTCCCAGAACATTTGATAATACCCTcagagaagcagaaggagaGAATTTTCACAGTTGCAGCTTGAGCAGCTTTGGAGAGACTCCTGGATCGGAGAGAAGGAACTCCATTCTCCAACCTGGGAGCAGCCCAGGTTGGAGTTTGGAAAGAAAACTTTATCAGGTCAGTTTATATCATACATTTCCAGATTAGGTCAGACAGTAGCTTAATGTTGTCATATGCAGTCTAATCCTCAGATTGTTTTACTTGTTTCAGTGTCTTTATagataaatgtggtttcatcttCTTTCTGTGTTCAGCAGGATGGTGTCATCTCTCCAGATACGGACAGCGGGTTTACTGGTTCAGAGCGCTGTCATCCGAATCCCCCAGCTGGCCCCAGTCctgtccaccagggggcgtctCAGAGGTGAGGAGGTCTCCACATACATCTACTATACATAtacattgttgtgcaataggagtagacttgacgttggctaattattaataatcatgaaatatgattattaaaataataaaaatgatttattaaaaataattaaaaatgataaggctatcacttaagaatagtaaaataattaatttgaaatgataaggttatccattaagaatagttaaataattaatggaaagaataaaattatcaattaagaatgatacaatctgtaatatTTACTTATCgtaggggggcaccaccctggttacagggaccaacgaaatcaagctataaatatcagtctcatatgatatgGGTTAAATTAATAGtcttaatagttaatattaatgattatttaataaacagtgaaggcttcttagttcgagcacaggcaatcataatccagctgtattcacacacatatgcacaaataatcacagactacagatactttaattacaaaagcatttattaaaaaggggaaataaagttaatgctatttaatgattcatcattttaacaaactccaatatttcaaagataaccacagcagcagcacttatcacaattcagaaaatatatgtaaaacctgcagtctacctatgtatgtctgtctctgtgtgtgtgtgtctgtgtcaaagtgtctctctctgtgtgtgtgtctatgtgtgtgtatgtgaaataaagttagtgttatttaatgattcatcatcttaacagactccaatatttcaaagatcacaacagcagcagcacttatcacaatttagaacacacatgtaacctctggtccatctatgtgtctctgtgtgtgtgtgtctctgtctgtgtctatcaatttgtctttgtgtatgtgtgtgtgtttgtgtgtatgtgtgtgtgtgtgagagagagagaaaaggggggcgtggcgatgacgcagtcacgtggtgacgtcacatctaagatggaggcagacaatgaTTCAAGGAGTCATTAGGcctaaaactacaaaacaaaatggcggattcgttatgaatttagagccagaattgagggcgggtctagagatgaataatccccaatggccgccggaccacgtgtgagacacaaaggaggaggtagaacaaaggattctttgcgCGTTGACGTGAATATCCCGGAAGTTCAGTGAATAGCTTGTAGTctctcaggcgagctcccgtgagcTCCGCAGCTGGGCCGAGCAGGAGCGGATTagtcgtgctccgtgacgggatgaagcgtcgtcttcttctgcagcagcggagatcgtgctgccttacaggaacgtgcggctgcttgtagccgttgtggATCGGGTGGAAAAAGAATAACAGTCCGTGTGGGAAATGTCTGAGCTCGTCccgcgagcaatttcctgtttcggtcttttcaagttaaaacagcaaaaagtcctatcaaaataaaactttgactgagataaaagaaaggaaaatgaaatcaaatcaaataaattgaattaaacaaacgtcttatcgcctccattagcttactgggtTGACTGTTAAGACCTCGTGAGGCCTAGTTGCAACGTCAGCAATGGAGtggaaaaagaggacaaagagaaagatttctgtgagctcagcagtCTTGTACCCCTGAGAGGAGGCCAGCCTCtttggaggaggggtcaagggtcagtgtggccATCGGCCAATtgaaggtcagaagtcaagtctcagggagcggcttacagtggggtccttggaaggacccaggaagtgatttgctCTCacatggagatcttatctccatgtggttTTTTTATGTGAGGGGTTACTCTAGGCTGGTCTCAAGCTTTATGACCCattgttgaaaactcagatcactaGGGCCTCAGTCCCAACAACATATACATTAACCTCATCAGtgattatttttgtgttttctgttgttttatgtttgaataTTCCTTCTTGTTGTCATAGCTATTTAGTCCATCAGGACGGGAGCACAAGGAAACCTCAGACAGTCTCAGCAtcgtctccttcctcctcaccgaTTCACCGACTCACAGGAGCAGAGTCCAGAGAGACCTCCTGGGCCCTCAGCCCCAAACCCAAGagcagaggcagacagaggaggcgcagctcctcctgctccccacAGCGCTGGGTCGGTCAGACAGAGAGAACCAGGGCCGACAGAGGAGCCCGACTGGAGAGAGACAGCAGCGAGTGTAAGTTCTGTCCATCACACAGAGCCTGGtgctttatttgtttatttttctcaatgtaTTCAACGTGCCGTCCTCCTAGTCTCCGCAGCTCACACTGTGTCTGAAGACGGATATAGTGACCAGTCCTCCACCACTGCACCGCGTCACCAGGGCAATTCTCCCGGAGCTCTGTTTAGCAATGCACCAAGGAATCTGGAGACCAACGTCCCCAGACTGGaggaaagaaataagaaaactCTGAGCCCTGTGAgagcagctccatcagctctagAGAATCACACTCCCCTCTACACATCCACACCCGCACCTCGCAGCAGGTTGGTTTTTATCTTCCATAATCTACCAATAACTGTTTGTCTGGAGAATGATGCTGTAGAGATTCTAACCATGGACGCCTGCAGGGGACAGTTTTTGCCATATGCCAGCAAATCCATCAGTATCTTTTCTATGGAGGGATTGTTGTTAATGTTTGGAGCTATTCATACTTATTTTTCTATTCCTGTTCAGCTATGGAAGCTTCCAGGAACTTCCCAGAACATTTGATAATACCCTCAgggaagcagagggagagagggttcACAGTAGCAGCTTGAGCAGCTTTGGAGAGACTCCTGAATCGGAGAGAAGGTTCTCCAATCTCCAACCTGGGAGCAGTCCAGGTTGGAGTTTGGAAAGAACACTGTATCAGGTAAGTTTATATATAAACCATTTCCAGATTAGGTCAGACAGTAGCTTATTGTTGTCTTATGCACTCTAAGCCTTAGATTGCTTTACTTGGTTCAGTGTCTTTATAGATAAATGTGGtttaatcttctttctgtgttcAGCAGGATGGTGTCATCTCTCCAGAGACGGACAGCGAGCTTATTGGTTCAGAGCGCTGTCGTCCGAATCCCCCAGCTGGCCCCAGTActgtccaccagggggcgtctCAGAGGTGAGGAGGTCTCCACATACATACACATCTACTGCCCCATACATTAACCTCATCAgtgatatttttgtgttttctgtcgtTTGATGTTTGAATATTCCTTCTTGTTGTCATAGCGATTTAGTCCATCAGGACGGGAGCACAAGGAAACCTCAGACAGTCTCAGCAtcgtctccttcctcctcaccgaTTCCCCGACTCACAAGAGCAGAGTCCAGAGAGGCTTCCTGGGCCCTCAGCCCCGAACCCACGagcagaggcagacagaggaggcgcagctcctcctgctccccacAGCGCTGGGTCGGTCAGACAGAGAGAACCAGGGCCGACAGAGGAGCCCGACTGGAGAGAGACAGCAGCGAGTGTAAGTTCTGTCCATCACACAGAGAGTGGTGCTGGTAGCTCTATAAACAagtgtttgtcagcaagattacacaaaaacaacagaatatatttttttaatgaaactaAGTGGAAGGACAGGACATGAGCCctgaaagaacccattcaattctGGCACAAATTCGGACAAAAGAGCAAATCCAGGAGTTTTTATATCTTCCACATTAAAACATGGcaattttttgttgtttttaaaaacctttttcaccAAATTCCTTCTCTCGTAGTGTTTATCTTTCTCAGTGTATTTAACGTGCCGTTCTCATAGTCTCCGCAGCTCACACTGTGTCTGAAGACGGATATAGTGACCAGTCCTCCACCACTGCACAGGGTCACCATGGCAATTCTCCCGGAGCTCTGTTTAGCAATGCACCAAGGAATCTGGAGACCAAGGTCCCcagactggaggagaggaataAGAAAACTCTGAGCCCTGTGAgagcagctccatcagctctagAGAATCACACTCCCCTCTACACATCCACACCCGCACCTCGCAGCAGGTTGGTTTTTATCTTCCATAATCAACCAATAACTGTTAATCTGGAGAATGATGCTGTAGAGATTCTGACCATGGACGCCTGCAGGGGACAGTTTTTGCCATATGCCAGCGAACCACCTTGTCCTCTGGTCCCTGTTTCAAGTTGATTTGTTCTTGATTTGATTCCTGCTCTTTGCTCAGGCCTGTAGAGAGATGTCCGAGTAAGGTCaggaagggaagaagagaaagacaaaaggctgaagaggtggaggagagtaAACTGAGACCAACAGCCATAGAGAGATCACCCTGTGTGGACAGACGACCACCACAACGGGACATCTGCAAGTTTACACTCCAGCATAACCTGAAATGCTCACATCACGTGTACTGTGTGTCCATCAGTGAAGCAACACAACTAATACACGtggtatttttttatatttcagttgCAGGTTCAGATCCGGAGCCTCAGCCTCAGATATCCAGACGCACTCAAACATCCTCTTTAGCACCAGGCAGCTGCTGCTCACCAGCAAATAGTGTCCAGAGCAATGAAACACACCCGAGTAAGAACAACCGTCGCTGCACTGCAGAGAaaatcctgttttattttgtcattcatTATAAACCAGTGTAAAGTCCTCGTATATCACCCGGTTTGATCAGTTTCTTCCTTCTGTTGTCTTCTTCTTGTCCCGTCAGGTCCAGCTGGGGGCAGCAGCGAGTCAACCCCCACTTCCTCCACCTCCGGGTCTTGTCAATGTCCTCTCTATGGATGTCTTCAGCTGAACAGAGACAATAAGACAGGTTTGTCTGAAGTGTTTCAGTTCAGACACATGAGAGAATGAGTTTTAATgttgagacgtgtgtgtgtgtgtgtgtgtgtgtgtgtgtgtgtgtgtgtgtgtgtgtactagaATCATCCCCCTCTGTGTGGTTAATGATGTCATTAATTTGTGACTTGGCAAAATGTGAATTTGTTAGTCACTCAGCACATCAATAATCTAAAGTGTTAACGGAGCCTCTGACCTGCTATGACTCACAGACTGTGACAGAGACTCCGCCCCACGGGCAAGCTGCCAATCAGCTGAGTCCCCGGACAGAGCGGTGAGGAGAACATACCACGCAGCTCCTGCTCCTTcgcagtgcatgctgggaagcTCGCCACTTCTGCTAGTAACGCACACTCCCAGGTAGTATTAGTTTATGTTGCACTTGTAAACACGTGGAAGAGATTTCTATGAAAACTCAACATATTGTTTAGttaagtttgtttttcaccCAGAGTGTCACTAATTTCGTTTTTCTGTCGCCCATCTCTCTTTCAGGATGTCCTTACTGCCCGTCCACGTGTCTCCTAGCAACAGCCCCGGCACACcctcaggggtcagaggtcacgagGAGACGAGAAGCTCCAGCTCTCTCGATGAGAAGATCTCCCAGGTCAACTCTCTGAACATCTTTCTGGACAAAGCCGACCGAATGGCTAAACACATGAAGCGGACCGGCCGCCACTTGGCTCACTCCCTGACGCGTGCGATGCAGCTTCAGGAACAGAGGACTCAGTCCACTCAGCAGACGCTGGCCTCGAGACTGGgttcagctgcagacacacaaactgaatgaAGGACGTCGGTAAATAAGAATCAAAAAGAATCTGAAATGTTCTTTGTGACTTCTCTTTGGTTTCAACCTTAAGAGAGAATTTGTTGCTGGTGTATTTACgaaattatttttgtaaaacGATGCAGAACGGTGGATCGGTCTGAAAACGTCTTTGATCATATTGATTTTGTACAGACATCGGTTGGTTCTTTATTCACCTGGCATGAGAAATTCAAACTGTCTTTATATGATTGTCATGAGTTAATATTCGTTTGTTGGTCACGTGATTTAATATCAggattaaaagattaaaaaacgAAATACCATATCAGAAAATGTGTCGGGAAAGACATGAAGGAATACATATCATCTTCTAATTAAGACAATCAGGATTAAAGATTTAGATGATAGTTTAATTTAGTTTGCTGCCAATCTACTGGTACCAGGTaaactgtgtttttactttggtttgcatttattttgtgatGGACAGTTAACTGTAGATTGATGTATTCGTTGTTtgtcatatttgtgtttgtatttaagataagatgatgaaataaatgaattacaCAAGTTTTTAGTCCATCAGGACGGGAACACAAGGAAACCTCAGACAGTCTCAGCCttgtctcctccttcctcagCGACACACAGCTGCAGATATGTCCAAGGCCCTTGTAATAACaaataagtttgattttaaaGCCAGGTTAGGGTTCAGGTTAATGATTATTGGGAGGACTTGATCATTTGGTCTTATTTCACTACCAATAATAAGCAGAATTGAGATTGTGGCCACTTCTGGGTCTTTGTCCTAGAGTTGAAGGTTCCAGAGtatgaataaattattatttaggAGCACCAAACTGTCCAAGGAGGCACTGGCCAAGGTCAGGTGATTACGAAAAAATCCAGGACCCTGACATTGTCGGTGGGTTGGGGGTTAGGGGCTAGtgtgtgggttagggttagattcTGCCCTCTTCCTCCGCATCTCAACCATCACTGGCTCCTTTGATGACAGAGAAGATGAGTCTTCTCggtcatcaaaggagccttcgTCATGTAGAAGAGCTGGATTCCAAGACAAACCCACAACTCCACCTCGATCCTGTAGAATCAAGCTCCTCATCCTGTTCTTCATGAGCATGACAACTGTAAGACCAGCCAGCCTAACACTCTGGAtaagaaaatcaaaagcatattttcaaattCATATCAATCAGTCCATTAAGTATGTACTGTTATATTtcgagttttattttgttgatccAGCTATGGTTAGCATCCCAGAAAAaaactagctagctagctaggcAGGTGTCTGTAGTGAATACATAATGTATGGGTCTTTTTTCACATGAACAATTTACCATGTGTGTTAAAGTGATGTAGAAATGCAAAATTCCCTTTTGTTTATAAGGTAagaaaggaaaaagggaaataatgatttgtggtaacaatttactattactattaaatgatcaaatatatttattttgtagcaaagaaacactggaactgaatacgggtcattttttaaatagaagGGTAGTGAACACATGCaggaaaaagtaaaataaggatcaaaaacaagttaattggggatatttagaaaaaagttGGTATTCAAATTTTCTTCACACATTTGAGTCATCGGTACGAACACTAAGAGAGCAGAGATCAACTCCGGTTCTCTTCACTCAGGTGTACAATGGCCCCAGCGTGGAGGAGAAGCTCCATGACAAGGCTTCTGTCATACTGGTTAGGATAGAAAATTATCAGTATGTCCTCAACGGTAAAGTGCTCACCATCACTGAGCAGATGGAGGTAAGACATACAGTCAGTTTCAATCTTTAATCCTTTAGACAAATCACTTTATATCCAATCTAATGAACTCATTCTGTCCTTCAGGGTCTGGAACTGCTTCAAGAGAAGCTCGACGCTTTAGAAAATCTCTACATTGTTATATTCAAAgcgcagagagggagagcaggcaGCCCGTTCGACCACAACAGGTAGGATTTATGTCCCACCatgtaaatacatatatttgttatattcactgtatgtgtttacatgtttgtgttggtgtgtggcagagaggtgggggggctgATCCGCGAGTGTGGAAAGCGTATTGATGAGCTGAAGGAGCAGGCGGAAGATAAGAGACAGGGCCCGCCCACCTgtgaggctcctcctccctcttctcaccccacccctccatctgtTCCCTCTGAAGATAGGAGATGGAGGCTCCCAcaggtacccccccccccccccaatgttCAAATATTAGCATCTATAGTTTCTTCTTCTGATATTATTCATGTAGGACAGAGATGGATATTGCATTTTGAATCTATTGTTGTCTCGTGTCTTGTGGATCTTTGAAGACATGACCTTGGAAATAACATAATTAAGACAGGTGGAAAATATGTAGCAGCACAATATGTTCTGTTTTATCCTTTTTGAAATCAGTATAAAAAGCCACTGTTTTATTGAACTTACAAAACAGGAGCCAGAgatttgttaaattaatttgtgttgCTTGACACACAAATTCTGTGTCTGTACTAGAGAAATGTGGTTTCCGAGCGCTGTCGTCTGACTCCCACTGCTGGCACCAGTCctctccaccagggggcgtcagggaggtgaggaggtctccacatacacacacatttactgcCCCATCAATTTTACCTTGAGTtctgcccccccacacaccctgtaacacacacatacagaacacACTGATACCTGATCGTACACCTGTCAGTCATAAGATGAGATGTACGACAAAATATCAAAATTCCTGTTTGTTGGAGGAGTGATGAATTGTTTATGTTGCACTTGTAAACACGTGGAAAAGATTTAGATAAAATCATATTGTTTAGTTAATTTTGTTTCTCACCCAGAGTGTCACTAATATAGTTTCCTGTCTCCCATTCTCTCTTTCAGCATAACCTCACTGCCCGTTCACGTGTCTCCTAGCAACAGGACCGGCGCACcctcaggggtcagaggtcacaaggtggtgagggggaggaggaggagctccagGTCTATCGATGTGCAGAGCATCTTCCTTAATGATAACACGTAACTCACCTGAAACGCTGAGAGAAATCCtgacaaacataaaacatctgTTCTCAAATAAATAT encodes:
- the LOC133004650 gene encoding microtubule organization protein AKNA-like, translating into MDFAESPSQSCSSPISPRSSPQKSEEQEVKWPHSDTVGGNSLNSRPSTDRELRTPRARFRTAEVNTSRNVPVTYPTPDYSKVKPRVRLPTGDYKPPVSRRFSRRESLSFDTTYMSPADVVREVLLSTSDGSSDPSAPSSTVPQDFRCRQEAITLVEQLQEDHNTLLLEHALVNNTIDVLQMKAKMQSRLSHDTSEVMALDFPRAQRAEINSGFLHPDGHRAAPGPFVGEQLAKILHIQTDKFLQQLQIYEDLLKRKQLKPSEQIEGLSQLNERLNSLERGFLFAREEHKLLQQRGEDFGHFDQEQELGGLIFQCGMRIDELKEQVEGKRQGPPTCEAPPSGPPHLTPPSVPSDDWRWSVPQSPLVPLLVDPGSASELEVGRASEESDDEETDDEDTLKCQYLKPLTGKQRRDEQDFAARTDHYGSFQELPRTFDNTLREAEGENFHSCSLSSFGETPGSERRNSILQPGSSPGWSLERKLYQIRTAGLLVQSAVIRIPQLAPVLSTRGRLRGAESRETSWALSPKPKSRGRQRRRSSSCSPQRWVGQTERTRADRGARLERDSSEFSAAHTVSEDGYSDQSSTTAPRHQGNSPGALFSNAPRNLETNVPRLEERNKKTLSPVRAAPSALENHTPLYTSTPAPRSSYGSFQELPRTFDNTLREAEGERVHSSSLSSFGETPESERRFSNLQPGSSPGWCHLSRDGQRAYWFRALSSESPSWPQYCPPGGVSERFSPSGREHKETSDSLSIVSFLLTDSPTHKSRVQRGFLGPQPRTHEQRQTEEAQLLLLPTALVSAAHTVSEDGYSDQSSTTAQGHHGNSPGALFSNAPRNLETKVPRLEERNKKTLSPVRAAPSALENHTPLYTSTPAPRSRPVERCPSKVRKGRRERQKAEEVEESPAGGSSESTPTSSTSGSCQCPLYGCLQLNRDNKTDCDRDSAPRASCQSAESPDRAVRRTYHAAPAPSQCMLGSSPLLLVTHTPRMSLLPVHVSPSNSPGTPSGVRGHEETRSSSSLDEKISQVNSLNIFLDKADRMAKHMKRTGRHLAHSLTRAMQLQEQRTQSTQQTLASRLGSAADTQTE